Proteins encoded by one window of Myxococcus guangdongensis:
- a CDS encoding myxosortase-dependent phytase-like phosphatase produces the protein MRHPLILALAALLSGATAFAQPVRVSPVRQTTPDPGASGATLRDVAIWVGSADGGADSLLLTAYDNANSGLFTFGLNGQQVESEFDGPTLSISLRDGFRLGNDTLSLAVTANSVNGLSAYRVDGQRANNKVERINLAPLVNNSTQFTSVALYRSPTSGRFFVFAGNPSGTLQQFELSGEDGGMSATLARDALAVGGAITGLVADEELGYVYVVQSGVAIWRYSAEPDGGSSRTEVASLTGSNRDLSGTVNRLALYRGANAQGYLLAADTDSNSFGVLDRRTYAFLGSFQMVAGDGGIGAVESPLALAVSARPVGPEFLDGLFVAQDSNNSNLQNLKLVGWDKVAQAFTPPLRIDTRPSQGDGGTDGGSDAGSDGGGGGGGGPGPGIPGGGGIPGDSDDGSGCTCASASVPGSVLFGLLALGLSVRRRRER, from the coding sequence ATGCGTCACCCTCTCATCCTCGCCCTGGCGGCGCTCCTCAGTGGAGCGACCGCCTTCGCCCAGCCCGTGCGGGTGTCCCCGGTCCGTCAGACGACTCCGGACCCTGGCGCCAGCGGAGCGACCCTGCGCGACGTCGCCATCTGGGTCGGGAGCGCGGATGGCGGCGCCGACAGCCTGCTCTTGACGGCGTATGACAATGCCAACTCCGGGCTCTTCACCTTCGGGTTGAATGGTCAACAGGTGGAGTCGGAGTTCGACGGACCCACGCTGAGCATCTCGCTGCGGGACGGCTTCCGGCTGGGCAACGACACCCTGTCGCTCGCGGTGACGGCGAACAGTGTCAACGGGTTGTCGGCCTACCGCGTGGATGGTCAGCGCGCGAACAACAAGGTGGAGCGCATCAACCTGGCGCCGCTCGTCAACAACAGCACGCAGTTCACCAGCGTGGCGCTCTATCGCAGCCCCACCTCCGGTCGGTTCTTCGTGTTCGCGGGCAACCCGTCCGGCACGCTCCAGCAGTTCGAGTTGTCCGGTGAGGACGGCGGGATGTCGGCCACCCTGGCGCGCGATGCGTTGGCCGTGGGTGGCGCCATCACCGGGCTCGTGGCGGACGAGGAGCTGGGCTACGTCTACGTGGTCCAGTCCGGCGTGGCCATCTGGCGCTACAGCGCGGAGCCCGACGGTGGCAGCAGTCGCACCGAGGTCGCCTCGCTGACGGGCTCGAACCGTGACCTGTCCGGCACCGTCAACCGGCTCGCGCTGTACCGCGGGGCCAACGCGCAGGGCTACCTGCTGGCGGCGGATACGGACTCCAACTCGTTCGGCGTGTTGGACCGCCGCACGTACGCCTTCCTGGGGTCGTTCCAGATGGTGGCGGGGGATGGTGGCATCGGCGCGGTGGAGTCGCCGCTCGCGCTGGCGGTGTCCGCGCGGCCGGTGGGCCCCGAGTTCCTCGATGGCCTGTTCGTCGCGCAGGACTCCAACAACAGCAACCTGCAGAACCTGAAGCTGGTGGGTTGGGACAAGGTGGCGCAGGCCTTCACGCCGCCCCTGCGCATCGACACGCGACCCTCGCAGGGGGACGGCGGCACGGATGGCGGCTCCGACGCGGGCTCGGACGGCGGTGGAGGTGGGGGCGGTGGGCCCGGGCCGGGCATCCCGGGAGGGGGTGGCATCCCAGGCGACTCGGACGATGGGTCGGGTTGCACGTGCGCCTCCGCGTCGGTGCCTGGCAGCGTGCTGTTCGGGCTGCTGGCCCTGGGCCTGTCGGTGCGCCGTCGCCGCGAGCGCTGA
- the gmd gene encoding GDP-mannose 4,6-dehydratase: MATKRALITGITGQDGSYLAELLLSKGYEVHGMVRRSSEEKFERIQHLHGKIQLHQGDLLDQFSLAALLNLVKPDEVYNLAAQSFVPTSWNQPVLTGEFTALGVTKMLEAIRHTRPQVRFYQASSSEMFGKVLEVPQTEDTPFYPRSPYGVAKAYGHHITVNYRESFGLFAVSGILFNHESPRRGLEFVTRKVTYNVARIKHGLQEKLPMGNLDAKRDWGFAGDYVEAMWLMLQQDKPSDYVVATNETHTVKELVEIAFQRVGLDWEKYVFTDPAFVRPAEVDLLIGDPAKAKKELGWEPKVRFKQLVEMMVDADLERVKAGQR; encoded by the coding sequence ATGGCGACCAAGCGCGCACTCATTACGGGCATCACGGGACAGGACGGCAGCTATCTGGCGGAGCTGCTCCTTTCGAAGGGCTACGAGGTGCACGGAATGGTGCGCCGCTCTTCCGAGGAGAAGTTCGAGCGCATCCAGCACCTGCACGGGAAGATTCAGCTCCATCAGGGCGACTTGCTGGACCAGTTCTCGCTCGCGGCGCTGCTCAACCTGGTCAAGCCCGACGAGGTCTACAACCTGGCGGCGCAGTCCTTCGTGCCCACCAGCTGGAACCAGCCGGTGCTCACCGGTGAGTTCACCGCGCTGGGCGTGACGAAGATGCTGGAGGCCATCCGCCACACGCGTCCGCAGGTGCGCTTCTACCAGGCGTCCTCGAGCGAGATGTTCGGCAAGGTGCTGGAAGTGCCGCAGACGGAGGACACGCCCTTCTACCCGCGCAGCCCGTACGGCGTGGCCAAGGCGTACGGCCACCACATCACGGTGAACTACCGCGAGTCGTTCGGCCTGTTCGCGGTCAGCGGCATCCTCTTCAACCACGAGTCGCCGCGCCGGGGCCTGGAGTTCGTCACGCGCAAGGTCACCTACAACGTGGCGCGCATCAAGCACGGCCTCCAGGAGAAGCTGCCCATGGGCAACCTGGACGCCAAGCGCGACTGGGGCTTCGCGGGTGACTACGTGGAGGCCATGTGGCTGATGCTCCAGCAGGACAAGCCGTCCGACTACGTGGTCGCCACCAACGAGACGCACACGGTGAAGGAGCTGGTGGAGATTGCCTTCCAGCGCGTGGGGCTGGACTGGGAGAAGTACGTCTTCACCGACCCGGCCTTCGTGCGCCCGGCCGAGGTGGACCTGCTCATCGGTGACCCGGCCAAGGCCAAGAAGGAGCTGGGCTGGGAGCCCAAGGTGCGCTTCAAGCAGCTGGTGGAGATGATGGTGGACGCGGACCTGGAGCGCGTGAAGGCGGGGCAGCGGTAG
- a CDS encoding glycosyltransferase family 4 protein, whose protein sequence is MRRPVSIGSIAFDATLWDEPTTGIGLYTRCLAGALEARGVTLEKLGARDSGDHPRGHGGRTAWTLARLPKLLERSRPALYHALGNFNLPLTRVPGTAYVLTVLDLIPLIMPDTVSAKFRWQFRLWLSRSLLLADQVVCISARTRDDLLERFPEVASRAVVVPIGVDHVNAPVLDATSADYLRSLALPKDYVLYAGSLDVRKNVDLVLDAMERLRAQGRPASLVLAGQSWFGSGRVESRIARLRAEGHDIRPLGYQAEPVFYELMRRAALFVFPSRYEGFGLPPLEAMRLGTPAIVSTAGSLPEVCGDAALAVRPDDAEGLAESIHRLLCSPEERKAFAERGRARAAEFTWKRTADGTLAAYEAALRR, encoded by the coding sequence ATGAGGCGCCCCGTGTCCATCGGCTCCATCGCTTTCGACGCCACGCTCTGGGATGAGCCCACCACTGGCATCGGCCTGTACACCCGCTGTCTCGCCGGCGCGCTCGAGGCCCGAGGCGTCACGCTGGAGAAGCTGGGCGCGCGCGACTCCGGCGACCATCCGAGGGGCCACGGCGGCCGCACCGCCTGGACGCTCGCCCGGCTGCCCAAGCTGCTCGAGCGCTCGCGGCCCGCGCTCTACCACGCGCTGGGCAACTTCAACCTGCCCCTGACGCGCGTGCCCGGCACCGCCTACGTGCTCACGGTGCTGGACCTGATTCCGCTCATCATGCCGGACACCGTGTCCGCGAAGTTCCGGTGGCAGTTCCGGCTGTGGTTGTCGCGCAGCCTGCTGCTCGCGGACCAGGTGGTGTGCATCAGCGCGCGCACGCGCGATGACCTGCTGGAGCGCTTCCCCGAGGTCGCCTCGCGCGCGGTGGTGGTGCCCATCGGCGTGGACCATGTGAACGCGCCCGTGCTGGACGCGACGAGCGCGGACTACCTGCGCTCGCTCGCGCTGCCCAAGGACTACGTGCTGTACGCGGGCTCGCTCGATGTCCGCAAGAACGTGGACCTGGTGCTGGATGCGATGGAGCGGCTTCGCGCGCAGGGGCGGCCCGCGTCGCTCGTGCTCGCGGGGCAGAGCTGGTTCGGCTCCGGCCGCGTGGAGTCCCGCATCGCGCGGCTGCGCGCGGAGGGCCATGACATCCGCCCGCTCGGCTATCAGGCCGAGCCCGTGTTCTACGAGCTGATGCGGCGCGCGGCGCTGTTCGTCTTCCCGTCGCGCTACGAGGGCTTCGGTCTTCCTCCGCTGGAGGCGATGCGGCTGGGGACACCCGCCATCGTCTCGACGGCGGGCTCGCTGCCGGAGGTCTGCGGCGACGCGGCGCTGGCGGTGCGCCCGGACGACGCGGAGGGGCTCGCCGAGTCCATCCACCGGCTCCTGTGCTCGCCCGAGGAGCGCAAGGCCTTCGCGGAGCGGGGCCGCGCGCGGGCCGCGGAGTTCACCTGGAAACGGACGGCCGACGGAACGCTGGCGGCCTACGAGGCCGCGCTTCGACGCTGA
- a CDS encoding GDP-mannose 4,6-dehydratase — protein sequence MRILVTGADGFVGRHLCALLRACGDEVVEAHGPRGEGVSSSALHFDVANEAAVKAAVAEARPEGVIHLAGFSSVAKSHHNPSRVFAVNTMGVVNLLTALRENAPKTRVVLVGSGEVYGPVPEGTRAPEDTPAVPLSPYAASKSAAELAGVQFHRSYGLEVMMARPFNHLGAGQDPTFVVPSFASQIRAIGLGTVDPVLRTGNLDAVRDFSHVRDVVEAYRLLLDKGEPGQAYNICSGEGRTIRSLLEEMLQLAGVDARIELDPARLRPSDIPSLIGSPDKLRALGWSPKLTVTDALRDVLGPKVPGAQRA from the coding sequence ATGCGCATTCTCGTCACGGGAGCGGATGGGTTCGTCGGCAGGCATCTGTGCGCGCTGTTGCGCGCCTGCGGCGATGAGGTGGTGGAGGCCCACGGGCCCCGCGGCGAGGGTGTGAGCAGCAGCGCCCTGCATTTCGACGTGGCCAACGAGGCCGCCGTGAAGGCGGCCGTCGCCGAGGCCCGGCCCGAAGGCGTCATCCACCTGGCCGGCTTCAGCTCGGTGGCCAAGAGCCACCACAACCCCTCGCGCGTGTTCGCGGTGAACACCATGGGGGTGGTGAACCTCCTGACGGCGCTCCGCGAGAACGCGCCGAAGACGCGCGTGGTGCTCGTGGGCTCGGGCGAGGTCTACGGCCCCGTCCCCGAGGGCACGCGCGCCCCCGAGGACACGCCCGCCGTTCCGCTGAGCCCCTACGCGGCCTCCAAGTCCGCGGCGGAGCTTGCCGGCGTGCAGTTCCACCGCAGCTACGGGCTGGAGGTGATGATGGCCCGGCCCTTCAACCACCTGGGCGCGGGGCAGGACCCGACGTTCGTCGTGCCCTCGTTCGCGTCGCAGATTCGCGCCATCGGCCTGGGCACGGTGGACCCGGTGCTGCGCACGGGCAACCTGGACGCGGTGCGGGACTTCTCGCACGTGCGCGACGTGGTGGAGGCCTACCGGCTGCTGCTCGACAAGGGCGAGCCCGGGCAGGCGTACAACATCTGCTCCGGCGAGGGCCGCACCATCCGCAGCCTGCTGGAGGAGATGCTCCAGTTGGCCGGCGTGGACGCGCGCATCGAGCTGGACCCGGCGCGCCTGCGCCCCTCCGACATCCCCAGCCTCATCGGCTCGCCCGACAAGCTGCGCGCGCTGGGCTGGTCCCCCAAGCTGACCGTCACGGACGCGCTGCGCGACGTGCTCGGCCCCAAGGTGCCCGGCGCTCAGCGCGCCTGA
- a CDS encoding NADAR family protein, with translation MAGTRRQDRFTFFWTQESPFSQWHPCEFVVDGVRYNCMEQYMMAGKARLFADEEMLARIMASASPKSQKALGRKVSGFVDETWVKERERIIYEGNRAKFTQNASLLEVLLASQGTELVEASPMDRIWGVGLGMDDARILDPSKWRGLNLLGKVLTRLRDDLIAQGVVAR, from the coding sequence ATGGCAGGCACGCGGCGGCAGGACAGGTTCACCTTCTTCTGGACCCAGGAGTCCCCGTTCTCGCAGTGGCATCCCTGTGAGTTCGTCGTGGACGGGGTCCGCTACAACTGCATGGAGCAGTACATGATGGCGGGCAAGGCGCGCCTCTTCGCGGATGAAGAGATGCTCGCGCGCATCATGGCGTCCGCGTCCCCCAAGTCGCAGAAGGCGCTGGGCCGCAAGGTGAGTGGCTTCGTGGATGAGACGTGGGTGAAGGAGCGCGAGCGCATCATCTACGAGGGCAACCGCGCCAAGTTCACGCAGAACGCCTCGCTGCTGGAGGTGCTGCTCGCAAGCCAGGGCACGGAGCTGGTGGAGGCCAGTCCCATGGACCGCATCTGGGGCGTGGGGCTCGGCATGGATGACGCGCGCATCCTGGACCCGTCCAAGTGGCGTGGGCTGAACCTGCTGGGCAAGGTGCTCACGCGGCTGAGGGATGACCTCATCGCGCAGGGCGTGGTGGCGCGCTGA
- a CDS encoding glycosyltransferase yields the protein MGVPSISVVIPAYNEGQRLPRFVASLTQVALQQPTPQVEFLVVDDGSAPEHSTLQRASVEQAQAQLSASGSHHRFTYVAAPRNGGKGSAIRLGWRHASPDSTWLAFLDADGAISADELFRLARLTHAPEAQAVDVLAGSRILMAGRRVVRNLGRHLQGRIFATLTDMNFGLRFYDTQCGVKLIRASLLHPLLDVLREERWLLDVELLALLKRQGARCLEVPIDWEDFGGSKVVPGLDAARMFWGLFRLRRRLDQLTLPAIPRPTDTR from the coding sequence GTGGGAGTTCCCTCCATCAGCGTCGTCATCCCCGCGTACAACGAGGGGCAGCGCCTGCCTCGCTTCGTGGCGTCGCTCACCCAGGTCGCCCTCCAGCAGCCGACGCCACAGGTCGAGTTCCTCGTCGTCGACGACGGCAGCGCGCCCGAGCACTCCACCCTCCAGCGCGCCAGCGTCGAGCAGGCCCAGGCCCAGCTCTCCGCCTCGGGCTCGCACCACCGCTTCACCTACGTCGCCGCGCCCCGGAATGGTGGAAAGGGCTCCGCCATCCGGCTCGGCTGGCGCCATGCCTCCCCCGATTCCACCTGGCTCGCGTTCCTCGACGCGGACGGCGCCATCAGCGCTGACGAGCTCTTCCGACTGGCCCGCCTGACCCACGCCCCCGAAGCGCAGGCCGTGGACGTGCTCGCCGGCTCGCGCATCCTCATGGCCGGCCGCCGCGTGGTGCGAAACCTCGGCCGCCACCTGCAGGGCCGCATCTTCGCCACGCTGACGGACATGAACTTCGGCCTGCGCTTCTACGACACGCAATGTGGCGTGAAGCTCATCCGGGCCTCCCTGCTGCACCCGCTCCTCGACGTGCTGCGCGAGGAGCGCTGGCTGCTCGACGTGGAGCTGCTCGCGCTCCTCAAGCGGCAGGGCGCTCGCTGCCTGGAGGTCCCCATCGACTGGGAGGACTTCGGCGGCTCCAAGGTCGTCCCCGGGCTCGACGCGGCCCGCATGTTCTGGGGCCTGTTCAGGCTCCGCCGCCGACTGGACCAGCTCACCCTCCCCGCCATCCCGCGCCCAACCGACACCCGGTAA
- a CDS encoding bifunctional metallophosphatase/5'-nucleotidase codes for MRSPRPFLVALATCAAACAGTPATPTPSASPAEPVRLTLVGLNDFHGNVEPHRTRLADGRVVEEGGAATLAAYVARLRADNPDGVLLLDGGDLFQGTLASNLTEGAVVVDVYNHLGFTAAAIGNHEFDYGPVGASPMASNPEEDPLGALKARVRQARFPLLSANLRDAATGKTPAWLGNDGTHLLTVKGVRVGVLGLTTESTPSVTNPANVGSLRFLPLASSALEASRSLRARGADVVVAVAHAGGHCPDLSNPRDTASCERGDAEIVDMLAALPPGTLDAVVAGHTHQVMGHFIQGVPVIETTGQARSVGVVELFVDPVRRRVEPSLTRIQAAIPLCAQVDAVHGDCDGRRLRERAEVKLVPSRFLGAEVRPDSDVEALLAPTLAEVDAAQRREAGVSCTSPLARGFTEEGALGNLVADALREAVGADAAVMNPGGIRADLPGGTLSFGHVYQALPFDNTVAVLTLSGTELVHLLKLAHGVERGAVFAVSGLELTLARCPGPGRLLSVTLEGGAPLVAERRYRVAVPDFLARGGDGVEGVTRPLPPERAELAPFQGMDLREALIAYGRSHGGVLPTPALGRVRYSGVAELCPTASR; via the coding sequence ATGCGTTCACCGCGTCCCTTCCTCGTCGCGCTCGCGACCTGTGCCGCCGCCTGTGCTGGCACACCCGCCACCCCGACGCCCTCCGCGTCCCCGGCCGAGCCCGTGCGGCTCACCCTGGTGGGGCTCAACGACTTCCATGGCAACGTGGAGCCACACCGCACGCGGCTCGCCGACGGGCGCGTGGTGGAGGAGGGCGGCGCCGCCACCCTCGCCGCGTATGTCGCTCGGCTGCGCGCGGACAACCCGGACGGTGTGCTGCTGCTGGATGGTGGGGACCTCTTCCAGGGGACGCTGGCCTCCAACCTCACCGAGGGCGCCGTGGTGGTGGACGTCTACAACCACCTGGGCTTCACCGCGGCGGCCATCGGCAACCACGAGTTCGACTACGGCCCGGTGGGCGCCTCGCCGATGGCGTCGAATCCGGAGGAGGACCCGCTCGGTGCGCTGAAGGCCCGGGTGAGGCAGGCGCGCTTCCCGCTGCTGTCCGCCAATCTCCGGGACGCGGCCACGGGCAAGACGCCCGCGTGGCTCGGCAATGACGGCACGCACCTGCTCACCGTGAAGGGCGTGCGCGTGGGCGTGCTGGGGCTCACCACGGAGTCCACGCCGAGCGTCACCAACCCCGCCAACGTCGGCTCCCTGCGGTTCCTGCCGCTGGCGTCCTCGGCGCTGGAGGCCTCTCGCTCCCTGCGAGCGCGCGGCGCGGACGTGGTGGTGGCGGTGGCGCACGCGGGGGGGCATTGCCCGGACCTGTCGAATCCGCGTGACACCGCGAGCTGCGAGCGTGGTGACGCGGAGATTGTCGACATGCTGGCCGCGCTGCCTCCGGGCACGCTGGACGCGGTGGTCGCCGGGCACACGCACCAGGTGATGGGCCACTTCATCCAGGGCGTGCCCGTCATCGAGACGACCGGGCAGGCGCGTTCGGTGGGGGTGGTGGAGCTGTTCGTGGACCCGGTCCGCCGACGCGTGGAGCCGTCGCTCACCCGCATCCAGGCCGCGATTCCCCTGTGCGCTCAGGTGGATGCGGTCCACGGGGACTGCGATGGCCGCAGGCTGCGCGAGCGCGCCGAGGTGAAGCTGGTGCCGTCGAGGTTCCTGGGCGCCGAGGTGCGGCCGGACTCGGACGTGGAGGCGTTGCTCGCGCCCACGCTGGCGGAGGTGGACGCGGCGCAGCGGCGGGAGGCGGGCGTGTCGTGCACGTCGCCGCTGGCCCGGGGCTTCACGGAGGAGGGGGCGCTGGGCAACCTCGTCGCGGACGCGCTGCGCGAGGCGGTGGGCGCGGACGCCGCGGTGATGAACCCCGGTGGCATCCGCGCGGACCTGCCGGGTGGGACGCTGTCCTTCGGCCACGTCTACCAGGCGCTGCCCTTCGACAACACGGTGGCGGTGCTGACGCTCTCCGGCACGGAGCTCGTGCACCTCTTGAAGCTGGCGCACGGCGTGGAGCGCGGGGCGGTGTTCGCGGTGTCCGGGCTGGAGCTGACGCTGGCGCGCTGCCCGGGACCGGGGCGACTGCTGTCCGTGACGTTGGAGGGGGGAGCGCCCCTGGTCGCGGAGCGGCGCTACCGGGTGGCGGTGCCGGACTTCCTCGCGCGGGGCGGGGACGGGGTGGAGGGCGTGACGCGGCCGTTGCCGCCCGAGCGCGCGGAGCTGGCCCCGTTCCAGGGAATGGACCTGCGCGAGGCGTTGATCGCCTACGGCCGTTCCCATGGGGGCGTCCTGCCCACGCCGGCCCTGGGACGGGTGCGCTACAGCGGTGTCGCGGAGTTGTGTCCCACCGCCTCGCGTTGA
- a CDS encoding glycosyltransferase, whose amino-acid sequence MAIHQLIASFVPGDATGQAALHLQLLLRRLGVWGGLYADEVGPGLEGLASPASELKPMPDDLVLYHHGIASPLSSRLMHLPCRRGLVFHNISPARFYTGLSLENALLAGRAQLAAMAPFVDVAIGVSDYNAAELRVAGHRNVHTVPLLIEPERFGPDRADAKLLSRLAGPGPVLLGVSRVMPHKRFEDLIALHREVLRLRPQARLLMVGGYEPGSRYFRSLEKQAKGLSGVSFLGRLSHAELVAAYRSASVFVSMSEHEGFGVPLIEAMASDVPVLAYGAAAVPETLGGAGIAFDQKRFAFLAELAVDLSEDLSLREPVIAGQRRRLEHFSAPSVRRALARALEPFLPPPRVRRAAPKRPRVAVVVQRYGEVTGGAEMLAAQVAERLTPHWDLTVLTTCAKNHLSWENHFPAGPDRVRGVDVLRFPVTRVRNIRGFNGLSRKLFDKSNERLREEQWVAEQGPLSPGLLHHLASTRDAYDGYLFFTYLYAPTVWGMPLVADRSLLVPTTHDEAPIRFDAYRDVFELPRALLCLTPEELTIIEKYFPHHARTRVVGVGVERPSAEGARFRQKHGVHRDYLLYVGRQEPGKGVPELLEFHQALKHRYADAPDLVLAGDAHMSLEGEGVRYLGRIPEQDKHDALAGALAVVVPSRYESLSLLTLEAFAQGTPVLVNGRSDVLVGQVERSGAGRAYTDLASFIQGLREVGEAREALGAKGLAYVKKQGWPQVVATYRDEMQRILEEKHR is encoded by the coding sequence ATGGCGATCCACCAGTTGATAGCGAGCTTCGTGCCCGGCGACGCCACCGGGCAGGCCGCGCTGCACCTCCAGCTCCTCCTGCGCCGGCTGGGCGTGTGGGGCGGCCTGTACGCCGACGAGGTGGGCCCCGGACTCGAAGGACTGGCGAGCCCCGCGTCCGAGCTGAAGCCGATGCCGGATGACCTGGTGCTGTACCACCACGGCATCGCCTCGCCGCTGAGCAGCCGCCTGATGCACCTGCCCTGTCGGCGCGGGCTCGTCTTCCACAACATCAGCCCCGCGCGCTTCTACACGGGCCTGTCGCTGGAGAACGCGCTGCTCGCCGGACGCGCACAGCTGGCCGCCATGGCGCCCTTCGTGGACGTGGCCATCGGAGTGTCGGACTACAACGCCGCGGAGCTGCGCGTCGCGGGCCATCGCAACGTCCACACCGTGCCGCTGCTCATCGAGCCCGAGCGCTTCGGGCCCGACCGCGCCGACGCGAAGCTCTTGAGCAGGCTCGCGGGCCCGGGGCCGGTGCTGCTCGGTGTCAGCCGGGTGATGCCGCACAAGCGCTTCGAGGACCTCATCGCCCTGCACCGGGAGGTGCTGCGGCTGCGGCCCCAGGCGCGGCTGTTGATGGTCGGCGGCTATGAGCCGGGCAGCCGCTACTTCCGCTCGCTCGAGAAACAAGCCAAGGGGCTGAGCGGCGTGAGCTTCCTGGGGCGGCTGAGCCACGCGGAGCTGGTGGCCGCGTACCGCTCCGCGTCCGTGTTCGTGTCGATGAGCGAGCACGAGGGCTTCGGGGTTCCGCTCATCGAGGCCATGGCGTCGGACGTGCCGGTGCTGGCGTATGGCGCCGCCGCCGTGCCGGAGACGCTGGGTGGCGCGGGCATCGCGTTCGACCAGAAGCGCTTCGCCTTCCTCGCGGAGCTGGCGGTGGACCTGAGCGAGGACCTCTCGCTGCGCGAGCCCGTCATCGCGGGCCAGCGTCGCCGGCTGGAGCACTTCTCCGCGCCCTCGGTGCGGCGCGCGCTGGCCCGTGCGCTGGAGCCCTTCCTGCCTCCGCCGCGAGTCCGCCGGGCGGCGCCGAAGCGCCCCCGGGTGGCGGTGGTGGTGCAGCGGTATGGCGAGGTGACGGGCGGCGCGGAGATGCTGGCCGCGCAGGTGGCCGAGCGGCTCACGCCGCACTGGGACCTCACGGTGCTGACGACGTGCGCGAAGAACCACCTGTCCTGGGAGAACCACTTCCCGGCGGGGCCGGACCGGGTGCGCGGCGTGGACGTGCTGCGCTTCCCCGTCACGCGCGTGCGCAACATCCGGGGCTTCAACGGGCTGTCGCGCAAGCTCTTCGACAAGAGCAACGAGCGGCTGCGCGAGGAGCAGTGGGTGGCCGAGCAGGGTCCGCTGTCACCGGGGCTGCTCCACCACCTGGCCTCCACGCGCGACGCGTATGACGGCTACCTGTTCTTCACGTACCTCTACGCGCCCACGGTGTGGGGCATGCCGCTGGTGGCGGACCGCTCGCTGCTCGTGCCCACCACGCATGACGAGGCGCCCATCCGCTTCGATGCGTACCGCGACGTCTTCGAGCTCCCCCGCGCGCTGCTCTGCCTGACGCCGGAGGAGCTGACCATCATCGAGAAGTACTTCCCGCACCACGCGAGGACGCGCGTGGTGGGCGTGGGCGTGGAGCGGCCCTCGGCGGAGGGGGCGCGCTTCCGACAGAAGCACGGCGTGCACCGCGACTACCTCCTGTATGTGGGACGTCAGGAGCCGGGCAAGGGCGTCCCGGAGCTGCTCGAGTTCCATCAGGCGTTGAAGCACCGGTACGCGGACGCGCCGGACCTGGTGCTCGCGGGTGACGCCCACATGTCCCTGGAGGGCGAGGGCGTGCGTTATCTGGGACGCATCCCCGAGCAGGACAAGCACGACGCGCTGGCCGGGGCGCTGGCGGTGGTGGTTCCGTCGCGCTACGAGAGCCTGTCGCTCTTGACGTTGGAGGCGTTCGCGCAAGGGACGCCGGTGTTGGTGAACGGGCGCTCGGACGTGCTGGTGGGACAGGTGGAGCGCAGCGGCGCGGGGCGGGCCTATACGGACCTGGCGTCGTTCATCCAGGGGCTGCGCGAGGTGGGCGAGGCGCGCGAGGCGTTGGGGGCGAAGGGGTTGGCGTACGTGAAGAAGCAGGGGTGGCCGCAGGTGGTGGCCACCTACCGGGACGAGATGCAACGCATCCTCGAGGAGAAGCACCGATGA